In Gemmatimonadaceae bacterium, the DNA window GGCCCGCTGGATACGGGTGAGCCGGTCGTAAGCTTCGTATCCATCACATTGCAGAAAGCGCCCGCGATAGCCCTGAAGGAACTCTTCGGCATAGGCGCCCGCGCGACCGGGCGCGTATCGGAACAGCACGATCGGAGGGCTGGCGCCACCATGCCCACGGTCGTCCGAAGCGATGGCCCAGAAGAATCCCTTCTTCGTTCGCCGTCGCCCGGGATCGAGCACCGGCGCCGTGGTTTCATCCATGAAGATGCGGTCGGCCGCGGCCAAGTGCTTGCGCATGTGGTCGGCGATCGGCTGGAGGTGGAAGCAGGCCCTACCGGCCCAGTTTCCGAGCGTGGCGCGGTCAAGCGTAATGCCTTGGCGCCTATAGATGTCGACCTGCCGGTAAAATGGAATGTGGTCCCCGAACTTCGACACGATGACCTGGGCGATCAGCGCCTCGGTCGGCAGCCCGCCGGGCACGACATGCTCCGGCGCATGGGCCTGCGCCACCGCACCGGAGCAGCGGCGGCAGGCATACCTGGGGCGGCGCGTGACCAGCACGCGGAACTGCGCGGGTATCACGTCCAGCCGCTCGGAAACGTCCTCGCCGATCTTCGCCATCTCACCACAGCCGCAAGGGCACAGCGTGCTGGCGGGTTCGATGACACGCTCCACCCGCGGAAAATGAGCGGGCAGATGGCCCCGGTTGCGATTCCTCGGGCGGGCTTCGCCAACCGGCTTGCCCCTGAGCGCCGCTTCGGCCTTTTCCTGCGCCGCATCCAGCACGCCCTGCGCCAGTTCCACATCTTCCAGCGGCAGGTTGTATTGCTCGGGGCTGAGCTTCTCGGACTTCGCGCCGAACTTCTCGCGTTGCAGATCGGTCAGGATGCCTTCCAGCCTGCGCCGGGCCTCTTGCGACTCCGCAAGCGCCGCCTCGGTCTCGGCCAGACGAGCCTTCAGCGAAGCATTTTCACGAGAGAGAGCAGCGGAGTTCATCCGTCTTTTCAACCATATGACGGCCCGATCCGCCACGCGGAACCGCCACCCGAGTCATTCCGCCGCGGTCATCCCGCAAGCTGCGGACGCCGCACCCGCTCGGGTCTAACCAACCGCCAGCAATCCGGGCCTTCGCATCATCGCTGCGCCGCTTCCGGCCCGTTGGCCCGCCGATCACCTCGA includes these proteins:
- a CDS encoding IS66 family transposase, whose protein sequence is MNSAALSRENASLKARLAETEAALAESQEARRRLEGILTDLQREKFGAKSEKLSPEQYNLPLEDVELAQGVLDAAQEKAEAALRGKPVGEARPRNRNRGHLPAHFPRVERVIEPASTLCPCGCGEMAKIGEDVSERLDVIPAQFRVLVTRRPRYACRRCSGAVAQAHAPEHVVPGGLPTEALIAQVIVSKFGDHIPFYRQVDIYRRQGITLDRATLGNWAGRACFHLQPIADHMRKHLAAADRIFMDETTAPVLDPGRRRTKKGFFWAIASDDRGHGGASPPIVLFRYAPGRAGAYAEEFLQGYRGRFLQCDGYEAYDRLTRIQRAEGPWTLAHCWSHLRRRFVKLVRNQKSPIAEAAVRQIATLYAVDAMVRGMAPEVRLAARRTHSAPIVAALKTWFEKQLSKIPSGSQLAIDIRYALTHWTGLTRFLEDGRLELDTNPVENAIRPIALTRKNALFAGHEVGAENWALLASIVATCKLSDVNPVAFIAETLRAIIDGHPQSQIEALMPWCFWKTSSLAA